In Elephas maximus indicus isolate mEleMax1 chromosome 16, mEleMax1 primary haplotype, whole genome shotgun sequence, the sequence aaccacagtccaccaggactccatcttAACTATAAAGTGTGCAAATCTTCCAATGTCCATAAACATATCTAGAGTCCTATTAAATGgctacatatgttttcattttgtaaatTTCATTGTAAAGTCTAACCTGTATTCTGTAACTGAACTTTTAGATATAAGGGTATTTTTAAGGTAATAGCCTCCCCACATTACTgtctcttcctttcatttttttaaattgaaatctAAAACCTGCTTTTGATAGCAGTCAAACCCTGAAAGTTACCGTGGGAGAAATAAAACCTGAAACAAGACTTATTAGAATTAAGTGGTTCAAACTGGTATTTATATTTCCATGGGAGCTAAAATACATCCAAACACGGAACGGAATTCAGAACTCCATGAAAGAGCGCTGACGTCCAGAGAGCTGATGTCACACAGCCTGTGTCCTGTCTGGTATAAAAGTTGGAGCTGGATGGTTGCTGTCCATTCTCCTAGCTCTTGCTGGAAGAGTACATTTCTAAAAGCAAGCTCTTTAACCTTGGATCTTACGGTAAATTAGTCCTAACGGGGTTGATTAGAACTTTCTTAAATTACAAGTCTGagaaattcctgacaaaataaCCCGCACCCTACAGttggtttttatttcagtttttttgcaGTTGGCTTTCACCCAGCTGATTGTAACCGTGGGTAAGTGGGCTGAGCAGTCCAAGTGTATGTTCTTCTCATTTAGCCCACTTTCCCCCAGTTTCAGAATGTGAGTTTACACAAACTGCTTATTCCAGACACATCAGATTCCCAGGAAGAATTTTGGATTTAGGAGGGAAAATGGCAGAGGAAGGCCTGTGGCCCACCGTAAAGACAGAATGAGGGACAAGGGCCATCTGGAGGCTTGATCTGCCAGGTGACTCCCTGACTCGGCCTGAGGAAGGgatttgtctggaagctcccgAATCTCCTTAAACCCTGAGGTGGTATGACCTAGCTGTCAGTGGGAGAACTGaaagctttttttcccctctaacaTGTATCACTTACAAAATTGATTTGCATATTGCCAATATCTTGGGTACAACATTTTGAATAGTCACTCGCTGACTCAGTGCCATGGGAGAGTTTTAAGCCGCGTGTACAGCAGGTGGTCTGTGCTGCCCCCTGGCTTCAGCCGTGAATGCGTTTCAGGAGGAGGCTTTGTAGCTGAAGCCGCCAGCTCAAGCCTCAGCCTGGTTACCTTCCAGCTGCACGTGACTGCATTTGAAAGAGACAGGAGTTCTTCCCGCgtcttctctgttttccttctccCTGGATTTTGTATTTCAGTCCTTTCTTACCCACAGATAAACTCTTTGCCCACCCCTAGGTCAGCTTAGGCCTCCCTCGGGAGGTTCACTCATGTTACACACTTACGGATCATAGTTTAGGCTTCATTCTTCCTCCACCAAAAGAAGTATATTGAGGTTGCTGAGTGGGTGTGGATGtgttgggagtccctgagtgttgcaaatgaataatgcacttggctgctaaccaaaaggctagaggtttgagtccacacagaggcaccttggaagaaaggcctggtgaactactttgaaaaaaccagccattgaaaaccctatggagcagatctactctgacacacatggggtcgctgtgagttggaatcgactccatagcaatgatttttttttgtttttagtggctgTGGGGAGGGAAGCTGCATTCACTGCTTGCCTGCATTTCTCTGCCTAGGTGTGCGTGAGATGTTTGACGGCAAGACGACGATCACGATCATCATTGGTAGCTGCTTACTGCTTACTGCACTCATGCTGACAGGTGTTGTCACCAGTCTTTACTTCAAAGTGATCAGAGCAAGGAAGTGAGTCATGCGGGTGACAGTGAATAATACCCCTCAAATGGGACACTTGGCTGCTCTCTGCTTGAGCAGCCCATTCCTTGCCCTGTGACCACACTCTGGGTGAAGTCAagcatggcagtgggtttgaaaaAGCAAAGGCAGGTAGTTAGAATCTTGGCTTTTTTCTGTTCTAGCTTAAAATTGTGAGCTCAGGAAGAGAATGTTCTCAGCCTGGTGGCTCTGTGAGTTAGCACTGCTTTGCTTATTGAAATGCCTTTAAATAAACTGAGTTTCCTATCAAGGGTTTGAGGAGTCCCTAGGTAGCATAAACAGTTACagttaagcgctggactgctagccaaaaggttggtaggtcaaactcacccagaggagcctggagatctgcttcccgaaaggtcacagccttgaaaaacctacagagccattctactctgcacacatgaggtcaccttgagtcggaatcgactcagcatcaacccacaacaacaacatcactaaGCATTTAATTCAGCACATGGGCTGAGCCCCCCTGTCCTGGGCACTGTAGACCGAAGAGTCTGGGGAGACAGAATGAGTGAGCCTCTGCCTTGTATTCCCTCAGATGACAGGCTGAATTGATCTCTTGCCTGAGCCAGGGAGTTCTCGGGGGctctctcattcattgctggttgCCTTGGGGACAGTGAGGTGGGCCTCTGGGTGTATAGGAAAGCTAAGCTGTATGAAGATCCTTGGGGAACACCTGACAAGGGGTGCAGGTCAGACAAGAGATAAAGTTTGGGGAGAGGAAGCTTCAGAGATGGGAGAGTGGTAGCTGGAAGCAGCCATGCTCACAGTGAGCCTGTGAGTTAGACAGCAGACCCCAGAGTCCAGGTGACAATGGATGGGGGTACGGTCACACCTCGCAGGCCTGCAGAAACCAGCTGGGTGGCCCATGCTTGCAAGTCACTGCTGCTTATTTGCTGGCACCTGGTTTTACGTTTGTAACAATGTTAGGAGATGGggggattagataggaacttggGGCAGGGGCCTGGAGCTTCAATCTAGGGCTGGTGTCACATGTTTGACTGACTCCAGCCCTAAACTTCCCAGATACCCCTGACAATTGTAACAAgtggatttagaaaaaaaaaaagaaaaaaaattctaatcttATGCTCTACGTATGTCTTTTCTTAAGAGCTGCAAAGACCTGTGCTGCTGGGCCCTTGAAGAAGAATAATTCAGCTGTTGACAGCCAGGCCAAGTCTGTCACCGCTGCGTCTTCTGCCACCCTCCAGCTGTGTGAGGAGTGCAGCATGTATGCGGCGTATGACCCCCTCCCACCTTGCTTCTGTGACACAAACGAGGGGCTCTGACTTGGGCACGTTCTCAGTAGAATGTTTTATTATTCAAGTTCTGTAGCGTTAACATTTACCATTATATACTAAGAAACATTATACTTAAGTACTTTTGTATAAATATGCAACACTGAAAACAATCCTgttttggtattttttgttagTTACAAATCTCCTTTATTTAAATGTATGTCTCACCCACACTGGAACTTGAGGCACCTAGCTGCAATATTATATTGCAATATAAAAAGGACTCTCTGAACAATAAAAAGAGGGCATGTGAATAATTTACAGGAGGGGAGGGCATGGCACCACGGGCCAGCAACgaaaaaattaaaagcttctgAAAACTAAGTTTAGACAAGCCCTAAGGCATGACCCCCCACAGAATGATCACAGAGCAATCAAGTCAGCAGGGGCACCATGGGGCCAGGAGGTGAGGGGGTCTGTTCACAGGGAGGTGCCCACAGCCTGGCTCCTCAGGACAACTTCACTCATCCAAGGTGACATGCCACTTGGTGCTGAGCTGGGCAGGAAGTGAGTAAAGCTAACAGAAGAAACCATTTGTAGTCACATGAAAAGCAGGCAAACAAAATCCACAGTTAATTCATTACAATGCATGTTTACCTGAGCTCCTCCTGTGTCTAAAGTAGGGGTGTCAGCGAAGAAAGGCTCAGATGCAAAACCTGGGTTCCGCAGCTCCAGCCGAGTGTCTGCTCAGGGGCAAAGTCACAGCCTGGATGGAAATCCTGGTGCCAAAGGAGATTCAGAGGTCAATAGAGGCACAGCACAGGGATAAAAAATATAGGGACACAGAATATGGGGGGTCAGGGGGAGGAGGCACGTGAGCATACCCTCCCAGGTCAGCGCCTGAGCAGGTCCTGAGGGAGGCAGAGGGTTGGCCCCACAGCCAGCCATGGGGCAGCCCAGGAAATGCTCTGTCTGCACTGTGTAACATGATAGCCAGGAGCCACATCAGAGTTTCTGAGCACTGGAAACTTGCCTAGTAACTGACCAgctgaatttttaattaattgcATTTAAGTTTAATTGCTTTACATTTAAATAGACACATGCTCTAGCTCAGCTCAAGAGCACAACTAAGAGGAAACATCTCAAACTGCTACTGTCCAAAAGCCCCCTTGGTCCCGAGGCCAGGCTCACTCTGGCTCAGGGATTCTGCAATATGCCTTACTCCCTCCATGACAGGCATCTTCCCCAGCCCCTCCTCTGTATGCGAGCTGGGTCCCATGCAAAGATGGAATGTGGGCCATACAACCTTGAAAAAGCCTCTGCAGCACTTCCTTGACAGGCTGTCTGGtgtcccctctcccaccccaccaTCCTGTGCTTTTGGTCCGCAGGAGCCAAGGAGGGAAGCACTCACCAAGCTCTGCCTGGAACTTCGGGGGAGGCTGCAAGACCCACTGCCTTATTCAGGGGCTCTGTCAATGCCGCTGCTCTAGGTCTGGGGCATGTGTGGGACTCTTGCCTCCTCCGTGGCTCCTGGCCACGACTCTGGTCCAGGAAAGTATCCAGTATGTCTCCAACCCAGGAGGCAATCTACACAGATCCCAGAGTATTTCCGTGTTCAGCTCTGCTGAACTTCCCAAGCCGGAGCGGTTCTCTcagttcttctccttctgggGACTCTTATTCACCCTCATCCAGCTACTGGACCCCAGATAATTATGGCACATTGTCCCGAAGGGGAACTTTGTTCGTATAGAGAGTGAGCAGAAAGAGCCAACAGAACGTCTCTGGGTTGAGCTCAATGGCTTGAAGAGACATTTGGAAAACCTGAGACTGCCTCCTGCCATCCCCAGCTCCACGGAAGCAGCTTTCCTCCTGGGTTGCTGATGATTTTTGCTGAGTCAGCCATAAAATTCTTCAACTGATACCCAGACATCagtattttctttaatattaagCTTTGTATTTTGGAAGAATTATAGAGCCACAAGAGTTTTTTAAAAGTGTCCAGGTGACCCCAGCATGAGCCAAGCCTGAGGACAAGTACCACACTCCAGCCACTCTCAGAGCTTTCCAGAGCTGCCCCAgttaatcctctcaacaacccTCTGGGGTAGACACAACCTAAGGCCAGAAAAGTCACCTTACATGCCCAGGGCCACATACTAATAGAAATGGGAAAGAAACTGAGTCCAAGCAAGCTGGCTCCAGAGCCTGCCCCTTACTCTATTCTATACCAGGGGCCTCAGACTGGGGTGAGCGGTGACACAGCTGGGGGCCTTGTTAAACACAACTGCTGGACCCACCCCCAGAGTCCCTGATTCAGTAGGTGTGGATGGGACCTCAGAACCTGCACTAACAAGTTCCCTGGTGAAACTGACGGTCTGGGAACCACACTTGGAGAACCACAGCTCTGTACCAATGAAGTTGGC encodes:
- the FAM24A gene encoding protein FAM24A, whose amino-acid sequence is FVFSGCGEGSCIHCLPAFLCLGVREMFDGKTTITIIIGSCLLLTALMLTGVVTSLYFKVIRARKAAKTCAAGPLKKNNSAVDSQAKSVTAASSATLQLCEECSMYAAYDPLPPCFCDTNEGL